The following coding sequences lie in one Alicyclobacillus curvatus genomic window:
- a CDS encoding DUF4392 domain-containing protein → MVLTESQIRLGEVLDGLVTRDFTGRGIAYPLYQAARARKESPLIMSTAVRLANELSVGDRVVIATGFPSRSWLIRGLTETDGPAGAAYLARFLEQTTGCVPILLMEESLRRFGEVALRSAGLIVSDIDTAMKSKPGPPRASVAAVVNFPVERGAAVNRIDEFFRVIAPKALIAVEFPGQNQDGRCYNVSGREIPSDLIPKVEELFKSAREHGVLTVGIGDGGNELGMGTIRNTVVAHLENGDIVAPVTGVDELIVACISNWGAYGLGAALSFLRGQPELLRTVSIERITTALANEGAIDGLTAYTDPNNDGTLPSTNAALQEMLHATVSMYVKGWNKG, encoded by the coding sequence ATGGTATTGACAGAGTCACAAATTAGACTGGGAGAAGTGCTGGACGGGCTAGTTACACGGGACTTCACTGGGCGTGGCATAGCGTATCCACTTTATCAGGCGGCAAGGGCAAGAAAGGAATCTCCTTTAATCATGAGTACCGCAGTGCGCCTAGCGAACGAACTTTCCGTTGGAGATAGAGTCGTCATCGCGACGGGTTTTCCCTCCCGCTCATGGCTCATCCGGGGCCTAACTGAAACAGACGGACCGGCTGGGGCTGCATATCTTGCCAGATTTCTCGAGCAGACCACCGGATGCGTGCCCATTTTATTAATGGAAGAGTCTTTGCGGAGATTTGGTGAAGTAGCTCTAAGGAGCGCAGGACTTATCGTTTCAGACATCGACACCGCCATGAAGTCGAAGCCAGGTCCGCCAAGGGCATCGGTTGCCGCTGTGGTCAACTTCCCTGTCGAACGTGGTGCAGCTGTCAACCGAATCGATGAATTTTTTCGCGTGATTGCTCCGAAGGCCCTCATTGCAGTTGAGTTTCCGGGACAAAACCAAGATGGTCGTTGCTATAACGTATCCGGTCGTGAGATTCCGTCAGATTTAATTCCGAAGGTCGAGGAGTTATTTAAGAGTGCCAGGGAGCACGGGGTACTCACAGTTGGAATTGGTGACGGTGGAAATGAACTTGGTATGGGAACCATTCGCAATACCGTCGTGGCGCACCTGGAAAATGGGGACATAGTGGCTCCCGTAACGGGTGTGGATGAACTGATAGTTGCCTGCATATCCAACTGGGGGGCTTACGGACTAGGGGCAGCTCTCAGTTTTCTCCGCGGTCAGCCTGAGTTACTCCGTACAGTAAGTATTGAGCGTATCACAACAGCATTGGCGAATGAGGGCGCCATCGATGGTTTGACGGCGTATACCGACCCAAATAACGACGGTACATTGCCCTCCACCAATGCGGCATTGCAAGAGATGCTCCACGCTACCGTCAGCATGTACGTGAAGGGGTGGAACAAAGGATGA